A single region of the Oenococcus kitaharae DSM 17330 genome encodes:
- a CDS encoding penicillin-binding transpeptidase domain-containing protein — protein sequence MINKPEFQNFNKKTNRQDNRSIIPTRLNILLGLSAFLLAALVVRLAVLTLVSGNSYLAMINRTDTTVETTEAPRGLIYDSTGQLLVGNRSIPSVSFERLPQISASEIYKTAGRLSQYLALGARNVTQRQQIDYFLADARNNRQTVKNLKLSARRLNKLSNAEVYQREVQYLVKRNFSLPANELNSVAIYTRMMQTTNLTTGTIKSDNVSDQEISEIGERLAEFPGIRINQGWVRDYPNQQALRTVLGNLSGSNGLPETRVNTFLSQGYSRADNVGISGLEMQYEQTLRGISRQTRMTTNSQNQIIGSRVIQRGQAGHNLQLTINAKFQNDVSNIIRSNILSDLSTGGYGVVMNPYTGGVYAMAGWDRDNQTGALTQNDMATIQDPIVMGSAVKPAMVATALQAGIITPQNSTQDDQAIRLAASNPIFSYFNPSGRMIPLDARQALENSSNTYMVQLALKMNGTPYSPGMRLPVSPTIWQRMRNGFGQFGLGSRTGIDLPGETPGYRGRITGPQATSFVDEAFGQYDTYSVIQMARFASVIANGGYLVQPQVVASVLKSGRNGTKPSVASSIRPNVQGSVHLTPAQWDVIKGGMWDVANGSSPYNTGGRLIHALNPKVAAKTGTAETFTNGQRTQNDTLIMYSPVAPFAIALAYPGDKIGSYGNVEKAASDIYNAFWRDVMPKP from the coding sequence GTGATAAACAAACCCGAATTCCAAAATTTTAATAAAAAAACCAACCGTCAGGACAACCGTTCGATTATTCCGACCAGATTGAACATTCTTTTAGGATTGAGTGCCTTTTTACTGGCTGCGCTGGTTGTCAGACTGGCCGTATTGACACTTGTTTCCGGCAATAGCTATCTGGCAATGATTAACCGTACTGATACAACTGTTGAAACCACTGAGGCGCCAAGAGGACTGATTTATGATTCTACGGGTCAGCTTTTAGTGGGCAATCGGTCGATTCCATCCGTTAGTTTTGAGCGGTTGCCGCAGATCTCAGCCAGCGAAATTTACAAGACCGCTGGCCGCCTTTCCCAGTATCTGGCTTTAGGCGCGCGCAATGTCACACAACGCCAGCAGATTGATTACTTCTTGGCTGATGCCAGAAACAATAGACAGACAGTTAAAAATTTAAAGCTTTCTGCACGCCGTTTGAATAAACTCAGCAATGCAGAAGTGTATCAGAGGGAAGTTCAGTATTTAGTTAAACGGAATTTTTCTTTGCCAGCCAATGAGCTGAATAGTGTCGCAATCTACACGAGAATGATGCAGACAACTAATCTAACTACTGGGACGATTAAATCAGACAACGTGAGTGATCAAGAAATTTCCGAGATTGGCGAACGCTTAGCTGAATTTCCTGGTATTCGTATCAATCAAGGTTGGGTTAGAGATTATCCGAATCAGCAGGCTTTGAGAACCGTTTTAGGAAATCTGTCGGGGTCCAACGGCCTTCCGGAGACACGTGTCAATACTTTTCTCTCTCAGGGCTATTCACGCGCGGATAATGTTGGTATTTCTGGGCTCGAGATGCAATATGAACAGACTTTGCGCGGCATCAGCCGGCAGACACGTATGACTACGAACAGCCAAAACCAGATCATCGGCAGCCGAGTGATTCAAAGGGGACAGGCAGGGCATAACCTGCAGTTGACCATTAACGCGAAGTTCCAAAATGATGTCTCCAACATTATTAGAAGCAATATTTTGAGTGATCTCTCTACTGGCGGGTATGGTGTCGTGATGAATCCCTATACTGGCGGTGTTTACGCAATGGCTGGTTGGGATCGGGATAATCAGACAGGTGCTTTGACTCAAAATGATATGGCTACTATTCAAGACCCGATTGTAATGGGTTCAGCTGTTAAGCCAGCTATGGTTGCTACGGCACTCCAGGCTGGTATCATCACACCGCAAAATTCGACTCAAGATGATCAAGCCATTAGGCTGGCTGCCAGTAATCCAATTTTTTCTTACTTCAACCCAAGCGGACGTATGATTCCACTGGATGCTCGTCAGGCATTGGAGAACTCCTCAAACACCTATATGGTGCAATTAGCGTTAAAAATGAACGGCACGCCTTATTCGCCGGGAATGCGTCTGCCTGTGAGCCCGACAATCTGGCAGCGCATGCGTAACGGTTTTGGCCAATTTGGTTTGGGTAGCCGTACAGGTATTGACCTGCCGGGAGAAACACCGGGATATCGCGGACGAATTACCGGCCCTCAAGCAACCTCATTCGTTGATGAAGCTTTTGGTCAATATGACACCTATTCAGTGATTCAAATGGCTCGTTTTGCCAGTGTGATTGCTAACGGCGGTTATTTAGTTCAGCCCCAAGTAGTCGCTTCTGTATTGAAATCCGGAAGAAACGGGACGAAGCCATCGGTTGCCAGCAGCATTCGTCCTAATGTGCAGGGGAGTGTTCATTTGACGCCGGCACAATGGGATGTGATCAAGGGCGGCATGTGGGATGTTGCTAATGGTTCCAGCCCTTATAACACGGGTGGACGGCTCATACATGCTCTAAATCCGAAAGTAGCCGCAAAAACAGGTACAGCTGAAACATTCACAAACGGCCAGCGAACACAAAATGATACTTTGATTATGTATTCGCCAGTTGCGCCCTTTGCGATTGCGCTGGCTTACCCAGGTGACAAGATCGGCAGCTATGGCAATGTCGAAAAAGCCGCTTCAGATATTTACAATGCTTTTTGGCGGGATGTGATGCCTAAACCATAA
- the efp gene encoding elongation factor P, which yields MAIDTSDFKNGLTIEYNKAIWRILSFQHVKPGKGGAFVRSKLKNLRTGAVNEVTFRAGERMELADITTRPMQYLYANGDSYVFMDTETYDQLEIPGEKIQDSLKFLLENMEVRVTSYHDEILDVELPVTVELTVTDTQPSIKGATVNGGGKPATMETGLVITVPDFINAGDKLVVNTADGGSYKERA from the coding sequence ATGGCTATTGATACATCAGATTTTAAGAACGGTTTAACCATTGAATATAACAAAGCAATTTGGCGCATATTGTCATTTCAGCATGTCAAGCCAGGCAAAGGTGGTGCTTTTGTTCGCTCGAAGTTGAAAAATTTACGGACTGGTGCTGTTAATGAAGTCACTTTCCGTGCCGGCGAACGAATGGAATTGGCCGATATTACGACTCGTCCGATGCAGTATTTATATGCAAATGGCGATAGCTACGTTTTCATGGATACAGAGACCTATGACCAGTTGGAAATTCCTGGCGAAAAAATTCAGGACTCTTTGAAGTTCCTATTGGAGAATATGGAAGTTCGTGTAACCTCGTATCATGATGAAATCTTGGACGTTGAGCTGCCCGTAACGGTCGAACTCACCGTGACTGATACTCAGCCTTCAATTAAGGGTGCAACTGTGAATGGCGGCGGCAAACCAGCTACAATGGAGACAGGTCTGGTTATTACCGTACCGGACTTCATTAATGCCGGCGATAAATTGGTTGTTAATACAGCTGATGGCGGTTCATACAAGGAGCGTGCTTAA
- the rnjA gene encoding ribonuclease J1, with product MSENDQSVESFAHKVKLENNEVGVMALGGLGEIGKNTYAIQYQDEIVVIDAGIMFPEDDLLGVDYVIPDYTYLVENIEKVKALVITHGHEDHIGAISYFLRAVNVPVYAPPFAMALIKGKLEEHNLLKKTELHEFHPDDHFDFGKMQVEFFQTTHSIPDTVGVAVHTPVGTIVETGDFKFDLTPVTKQFPDIQKMAKIGRDGVLLLMSDSTNAEKPQFTKSEAWVQKSVERIFGRVTKGRIIFATFASNVSRVKMAMEAAVEHGRKIAVFGRSMETAVTNGRELGYLNIPDEYLLEPSDLKNTPADETLILSTGSQGEPMAALARIANGTHKQIKLQPNDTVVFSSNPIPGNTASVNKVINELEEGGAHVIYGALNNIHTSGHGGQEEQKLMLELMKPKFFMPIHGEYRMLKIHSGLAQSTGVPEDHIFVMDNGDVLALDGEHAHPAGHFSAEDTYVDGGGIGDVGSAVLHERQKLSQDGLVIVTATINMQTKEILSGPDLLSRGFVYMRESGDLINDGRRVAFGTIRKAMLANNADEGSIRQAVIDELSHYLYKKTARKPIIIPVLIQVK from the coding sequence ATGTCAGAAAATGATCAAAGCGTAGAGAGCTTTGCGCATAAAGTTAAACTTGAAAATAATGAAGTCGGAGTGATGGCTCTTGGCGGACTTGGCGAAATTGGAAAAAATACCTACGCCATCCAATATCAAGACGAAATCGTCGTAATTGATGCCGGTATCATGTTCCCTGAAGACGATCTTTTAGGGGTCGATTACGTGATTCCGGATTATACCTATCTGGTTGAGAATATAGAAAAGGTCAAAGCACTTGTGATTACTCATGGACATGAAGATCATATCGGTGCTATTTCCTACTTCTTGCGGGCTGTAAACGTTCCTGTCTATGCACCACCATTTGCCATGGCACTGATTAAGGGCAAGCTAGAAGAACATAACCTGTTGAAGAAGACAGAGCTGCATGAGTTCCATCCCGATGATCATTTCGATTTTGGAAAAATGCAAGTAGAATTTTTCCAGACGACCCACTCAATCCCTGATACTGTTGGTGTAGCAGTGCATACGCCAGTCGGTACAATTGTCGAGACCGGAGATTTTAAATTCGATTTGACACCTGTCACTAAGCAATTCCCCGACATTCAGAAAATGGCCAAGATCGGCCGCGATGGTGTTCTGCTGCTGATGTCAGATTCGACGAACGCTGAAAAACCTCAATTTACCAAATCTGAGGCTTGGGTCCAAAAATCAGTCGAACGCATTTTTGGTCGTGTCACTAAGGGCCGCATTATTTTTGCTACCTTCGCGTCTAATGTCAGCCGTGTGAAAATGGCGATGGAAGCCGCTGTCGAACATGGTCGTAAGATTGCTGTTTTCGGTCGTTCCATGGAAACAGCTGTGACTAATGGTCGCGAGCTTGGCTATTTGAACATTCCGGACGAATATTTGCTAGAACCAAGCGATTTGAAAAATACGCCGGCTGACGAGACACTGATCTTATCAACTGGGTCGCAAGGTGAACCCATGGCTGCCCTTGCACGAATAGCAAATGGCACACATAAACAGATCAAACTTCAGCCTAATGATACGGTTGTCTTCTCTTCCAATCCAATTCCAGGCAACACGGCTTCCGTCAATAAAGTTATCAATGAACTAGAAGAAGGCGGTGCCCATGTCATCTATGGTGCTCTGAATAACATCCACACTTCCGGTCATGGTGGTCAAGAAGAACAAAAGCTGATGCTCGAATTAATGAAGCCTAAATTTTTCATGCCAATTCATGGTGAATACCGGATGTTAAAAATTCATAGCGGTTTGGCTCAATCCACTGGTGTCCCTGAAGATCACATTTTCGTGATGGACAACGGTGATGTCTTGGCATTGGACGGCGAACATGCTCATCCAGCCGGCCACTTCTCTGCTGAAGACACCTATGTTGATGGTGGCGGCATCGGTGATGTTGGTAGTGCTGTCTTGCATGAGCGGCAAAAACTATCCCAGGATGGCTTAGTCATCGTGACAGCCACAATCAATATGCAGACCAAAGAAATTCTTTCTGGCCCGGATCTTTTGAGCCGCGGCTTTGTCTATATGCGTGAATCCGGCGACTTGATTAATGACGGTCGACGCGTTGCCTTTGGCACTATTCGAAAAGCCATGCTAGCAAATAACGCAGATGAGGGTTCGATCAGACAAGCAGTTATTGATGAACTCAGTCACTATCTTTACAAGAAAACGGCTCGTAAGCCGATTATCATCCCTGTTTTGATTCAAGTAAAGTAA
- a CDS encoding YfhO family protein produces the protein MPEKIRKFVSNHYLLSFALPFLIMLLYFAYRKMAPFGNSSILTVDLGQQYIDMFSGMRETILHQPQQLFYSFGKNFGGEMFSEWAYYLFSPLNLLLLFFNQANLPIGILFLTVLRFGLAGLSMQFLLVRQNFAGKRIALLFSCAYALSGWMIANQVNLLWQDQIILLPLIIYWAIELLNKGRYLPFTLIFAFAIIDNFYIAYMIGIFLLQFPLWQLSRIQKDMRFKLCRWLLFMSSLLISVLIAAIVLIPTAFQLLQGKGQDVLTQINWGLIGKPYLLPFKLIPGSFNFDEMKTGQANIFIPFLAVIAFSAYFSLQREKRSTKLIGFLITALYIVSFVWQPLNILFHMMQFPVWYPYRYSFIPIFFVLLLGSIAFERQQRAHLSSFLISLAVIIFIAGLGFRIYKQANYLTLNQIYLFLFLALSSLFVYLIKRFVERDFWAYLALLVSLTSLALNAYMSTNNFSYLTDMEYRRTVTAIRQGTNLLPKQSFYRIGQTFSRTRGDAFAGGYNGGMHFSSTVDKQTPALFGAFGQVAGDYYASYSYGTIITDAFFNMRYFIAPVYGSSDDNGSPRRMANSYRPDLTGYHLLRSQDQVMTVENQNALPIAFTSPVSVLKSQIFNQSPMQTAASLWQGLTGSNNFMRANIPFDFRTDNLTKVSDLVGQTVKKTDKSKDGTVYLTFTPQDNDAYYLTLPTTFANDSVWITVNGETIPQYSARRDVVALNVANHDKNFPVTIGIHLRQPQLFISNLILYTLNNQQVAAAAKQMQGRAMQGLKFNQTHLNGWIEADKQHPILMTSIPNTAGWKIRIDGKLVHTRQIDEYFLGAAIKPGRHRVEIYFQEPYFKLAAVISLLTLVVLIFVPLLLKHRKRFSID, from the coding sequence ATGCCTGAAAAAATCCGAAAATTTGTTTCAAATCACTATCTGCTAAGTTTTGCGCTGCCTTTTTTGATCATGCTTCTCTATTTTGCATATCGAAAGATGGCACCCTTTGGCAATAGTTCTATTTTAACAGTCGACCTGGGCCAGCAGTACATCGATATGTTTTCCGGCATGCGGGAGACGATTCTGCACCAGCCGCAACAGCTTTTTTATAGCTTTGGCAAAAATTTTGGCGGCGAGATGTTTTCCGAGTGGGCTTATTACTTATTCAGTCCATTGAACCTGCTGCTTTTATTTTTTAATCAGGCAAATCTGCCGATTGGCATTTTATTCTTAACGGTCCTTCGCTTCGGGCTTGCGGGATTAAGTATGCAATTTTTATTGGTCAGACAAAATTTTGCTGGAAAACGGATAGCGCTGCTTTTTTCTTGTGCATACGCCTTATCCGGGTGGATGATTGCTAATCAAGTTAATCTGCTCTGGCAGGACCAAATCATCCTGCTCCCGCTGATTATCTATTGGGCCATCGAACTGCTCAATAAGGGAAGATATCTGCCTTTTACATTGATTTTTGCATTCGCGATTATTGATAACTTTTACATTGCCTACATGATTGGTATTTTCCTGCTGCAATTCCCTCTCTGGCAGCTGAGCCGCATCCAAAAAGATATGCGGTTCAAACTCTGCCGCTGGCTGCTTTTTATGTCCTCGCTTCTTATATCGGTCCTGATTGCAGCAATCGTATTAATACCAACGGCTTTCCAGCTTCTTCAAGGCAAAGGGCAGGATGTACTGACGCAGATCAATTGGGGCCTAATCGGCAAGCCATATCTGCTGCCTTTTAAGCTGATACCCGGATCCTTTAATTTTGACGAAATGAAGACTGGGCAGGCAAACATTTTCATTCCCTTTTTAGCTGTCATTGCATTTTCAGCCTACTTTTCTCTACAAAGGGAGAAGAGAAGCACCAAACTGATTGGATTTTTGATTACAGCTTTATACATAGTAAGCTTTGTCTGGCAGCCGCTGAATATTTTGTTTCATATGATGCAGTTCCCGGTCTGGTATCCCTACAGATACAGTTTTATTCCGATTTTCTTTGTCTTGCTGTTGGGGTCGATCGCCTTTGAAAGACAGCAGCGGGCTCATCTGAGTAGCTTTCTGATTAGCCTTGCTGTGATTATTTTTATTGCCGGCCTCGGCTTTAGAATTTACAAACAAGCCAATTATTTGACGCTGAATCAAATTTACCTTTTCCTCTTTCTTGCCTTGTCGAGTTTATTTGTCTATCTAATCAAACGATTTGTGGAAAGAGACTTTTGGGCTTATTTGGCTTTGCTGGTCTCACTGACGAGCTTGGCCTTAAACGCCTATATGTCGACCAACAACTTTAGTTACTTAACCGATATGGAATATCGCCGCACAGTTACGGCCATTAGACAAGGTACAAACCTGCTGCCAAAGCAGTCTTTCTATCGAATTGGACAGACTTTTTCACGTACACGAGGGGACGCATTTGCCGGCGGGTACAACGGGGGCATGCATTTCTCTTCAACAGTCGACAAACAAACACCTGCTCTATTCGGTGCGTTTGGACAGGTTGCTGGGGATTACTATGCCTCCTACTCCTACGGCACCATTATTACCGACGCATTTTTTAACATGCGGTATTTTATCGCACCTGTTTACGGAAGCTCTGATGATAATGGTTCGCCAAGACGCATGGCTAACTCTTACCGCCCGGATCTGACTGGTTACCATCTGCTGCGCAGCCAGGATCAAGTTATGACTGTCGAAAATCAAAATGCCTTGCCGATAGCCTTTACAAGCCCAGTATCAGTTCTAAAAAGCCAAATTTTCAATCAAAGCCCCATGCAGACGGCAGCTTCTTTGTGGCAAGGGCTGACTGGCAGCAACAATTTCATGCGGGCTAATATTCCCTTTGATTTTCGGACAGACAATTTGACAAAAGTCAGTGATCTCGTTGGGCAGACAGTCAAAAAAACGGACAAAAGCAAGGACGGAACCGTGTACTTAACATTTACGCCCCAAGACAATGATGCCTATTATCTGACCCTGCCAACCACTTTTGCCAACGATAGCGTTTGGATTACAGTTAATGGCGAAACAATTCCGCAATACAGTGCTCGCCGTGATGTCGTAGCATTAAATGTTGCTAATCATGATAAAAATTTTCCTGTCACAATCGGTATCCATCTGCGTCAGCCACAATTGTTTATCAGCAATCTGATTCTCTATACTCTCAATAATCAACAGGTTGCAGCTGCTGCTAAGCAAATGCAAGGGCGTGCGATGCAAGGCCTTAAATTCAATCAAACCCACTTGAACGGCTGGATTGAAGCCGACAAACAGCACCCGATTTTAATGACAAGCATCCCCAATACCGCCGGCTGGAAAATTCGCATTGATGGCAAATTAGTTCATACACGCCAAATAGATGAGTATTTTCTCGGAGCCGCTATTAAGCCAGGCCGTCATCGAGTCGAAATTTACTTTCAAGAGCCCTATTTCAAATTAGCAGCCGTGATCAGTCTGCTAACACTGGTTGTGTTAATATTTGTTCCGTTGCTTCTCAAACATAGAAAGCGCTTTTCCATCGATTAA
- the greA gene encoding transcription elongation factor GreA has protein sequence MAEEKTYPMTAEGLAKLQAELDDLIKNKRPAITSRIQEARAFGDLSENSEYQSAKDEQAFVEGRVIQLQQMIQFAEVIDTNSVSKNILTLGKTVSFKEVPDGEEESYTIVGSAESDPMSGKISNDSPMGKALLNHKTGDTVEIPLPGNNSMTVKISRVGKAK, from the coding sequence ATGGCAGAAGAAAAAACATATCCCATGACTGCTGAAGGTCTTGCAAAACTTCAAGCAGAACTTGACGATTTAATTAAAAATAAGCGTCCAGCAATTACCAGCAGAATCCAGGAGGCCCGTGCTTTTGGCGATCTTTCCGAGAATTCGGAATATCAGTCAGCTAAAGACGAGCAAGCTTTTGTTGAGGGACGAGTAATACAACTGCAGCAGATGATCCAGTTTGCCGAAGTCATTGATACTAATTCAGTCTCAAAAAATATCTTAACTCTTGGCAAGACGGTCTCCTTTAAAGAAGTGCCTGACGGTGAAGAAGAGAGCTACACGATTGTTGGATCCGCAGAATCTGATCCGATGTCCGGAAAAATCTCAAACGATTCCCCGATGGGTAAAGCACTCTTGAATCATAAGACGGGCGACACAGTTGAAATACCTTTGCCTGGAAATAATTCAATGACCGTTAAAATCAGTCGTGTTGGTAAAGCTAAATAA
- a CDS encoding ADP-ribosylglycohydrolase family protein, producing the protein MAKRLSTIGRLLYGIAIGDALGNLSKRNTHNAMKADFDLSQADFDFVWTPTTGLTLAITRAISLGYTRANVMHNFSEWWRNGQFSMTNTLQTDRFETEIQSIIDFELTRDLDSIGTTDPAADDENILIRVMPIAFYETARIGSSFINDEKSMASIHNMVSLTNNYPAAMMSAGMVSFLISQILGKESLDQALENSIAITYEYYSQRSIFQPDLINFARMNMPDMANLKADDLIHNGNAIHTLENVYWVLFSTDNLKDAIRLTVKTFSKQRQTILAFVCGVYAMIDRGNLDERMIEQIDRKPITNAILRVANRSNRFHMRT; encoded by the coding sequence ATGGCAAAAAGATTATCAACAATTGGAAGATTACTATATGGAATAGCCATCGGCGATGCTTTGGGTAATTTGAGCAAACGAAACACTCATAATGCCATGAAAGCTGATTTTGATCTGTCTCAGGCTGATTTTGATTTTGTCTGGACACCAACGACTGGTCTGACTTTGGCGATTACACGAGCGATTTCGTTGGGCTATACGCGTGCGAACGTCATGCACAATTTTTCCGAATGGTGGCGCAATGGCCAGTTTTCGATGACAAATACATTGCAGACTGATCGTTTTGAGACTGAGATTCAATCGATTATTGATTTCGAATTAACGCGTGATTTAGACAGTATCGGTACAACTGATCCGGCTGCGGACGATGAGAATATTTTGATTCGTGTGATGCCAATTGCATTTTACGAGACAGCACGAATTGGTTCCAGCTTTATTAATGATGAAAAATCAATGGCCTCGATTCATAATATGGTTTCTTTGACGAATAATTATCCGGCGGCGATGATGTCAGCGGGGATGGTTTCTTTTCTGATTTCACAGATTTTAGGAAAAGAGTCATTGGACCAGGCCCTCGAAAATTCGATTGCGATTACTTATGAGTATTATTCTCAGCGAAGTATTTTTCAGCCTGATTTGATTAATTTTGCACGCATGAACATGCCGGATATGGCCAATTTAAAAGCCGATGACCTGATTCATAATGGCAATGCCATTCACACTTTGGAAAATGTTTATTGGGTTTTGTTTTCAACGGATAACCTCAAAGATGCTATTCGTTTGACCGTCAAGACTTTTTCAAAACAGCGCCAGACTATTTTGGCCTTTGTCTGTGGTGTCTATGCCATGATTGATCGTGGCAATTTAGACGAACGAATGATTGAACAAATTGATCGCAAACCCATTACGAATGCAATTCTTAGAGTAGCAAATCGATCAAATCGTTTCCATATGAGAACATAA
- the nusB gene encoding transcription antitermination factor NusB — MNLSRQQIRELSFQAIFALEVNSEQDRTLLKSTLFQQNTRDDYFDELVDGVVAVHKELEAQYEPFLKDDWSYDRISKTANVALQIGLFELTQRIDIPNKVSLDQATELAKNFGDDSDGKFVNGVLAHFVS; from the coding sequence TTGAATTTATCACGTCAACAAATTAGAGAACTTAGCTTTCAAGCAATTTTTGCTTTGGAAGTGAATTCGGAGCAGGATCGGACATTGTTAAAATCGACCTTGTTTCAGCAGAACACCCGAGATGATTATTTTGATGAATTGGTTGATGGTGTTGTTGCGGTACATAAAGAACTCGAGGCCCAATATGAGCCTTTTTTAAAGGACGATTGGTCATACGACCGGATTTCAAAGACGGCCAACGTTGCACTGCAGATTGGCCTCTTTGAATTAACTCAGAGAATCGATATCCCAAATAAAGTTTCTCTGGATCAGGCAACTGAATTGGCTAAAAATTTTGGCGATGACAGCGATGGCAAATTCGTTAATGGGGTCTTGGCGCATTTTGTCTCTTAA
- a CDS encoding Asp23/Gls24 family envelope stress response protein: MAKAQEAKYFVLGGSKLDGETKISSSTLETIASIAAKEVDGVISLQAQTKERFSGFFFTKKYQQTKGVVVKQNEGGDLLFTVYAVFTYGVNIPKTALAIQNAVKSAVSAATDLKISDVDVVVSSLLHDKDAKPEIDPNNLFEEAKPEPVKAVKKPATRKRAVKKTAVVTDKKNEKKEN; this comes from the coding sequence ATGGCAAAAGCCCAAGAAGCAAAATATTTCGTTCTTGGTGGTAGTAAGCTCGATGGTGAGACAAAGATTTCCTCATCGACTCTGGAAACAATTGCGTCCATTGCAGCTAAAGAAGTTGATGGTGTCATTAGTTTGCAAGCACAGACTAAAGAGCGTTTTTCCGGATTTTTCTTTACGAAAAAATATCAGCAGACAAAGGGCGTTGTCGTCAAACAAAATGAGGGCGGCGATCTTTTATTTACTGTCTATGCTGTGTTCACATATGGCGTTAATATTCCGAAAACAGCTTTGGCAATCCAGAATGCTGTCAAATCAGCTGTTTCTGCGGCCACTGATTTAAAAATTTCAGATGTTGATGTAGTTGTTTCCAGTCTGTTACATGATAAGGATGCGAAGCCGGAAATCGATCCTAACAATCTTTTTGAAGAGGCAAAGCCTGAGCCTGTTAAGGCTGTTAAAAAGCCAGCAACACGCAAACGCGCAGTTAAAAAGACTGCAGTGGTTACTGACAAAAAAAACGAGAAAAAAGAAAACTAA
- a CDS encoding TIGR00730 family Rossman fold protein — MSKINQISSVGVFMGSASGNDPIFKERSEELGRYLAENGYRLVYGGGQEGLMGLVAKTVMANGGQVLGVTPKNLAEFSIPAGQITELVEVSDMNTRKQLMLQESDAFIALPGGFGTMEEIAQTISWAKIDLHEKPLALFDIDGFYDTFWDWIEESVQRGFVPPVDMRYVFHGESLTDIFDYFERFEFPSEFQNPENFV, encoded by the coding sequence ATGTCGAAAATCAATCAAATTAGTTCGGTTGGCGTTTTTATGGGATCGGCCAGCGGGAACGACCCTATTTTTAAGGAAAGATCTGAAGAATTAGGACGTTATTTGGCTGAAAATGGTTATCGGCTTGTATATGGCGGCGGGCAGGAAGGGCTGATGGGTCTCGTTGCAAAAACAGTCATGGCAAATGGTGGCCAGGTCTTAGGCGTGACGCCCAAGAATCTAGCAGAGTTCTCAATACCGGCCGGTCAGATTACAGAATTGGTAGAAGTTTCCGATATGAACACGCGTAAACAACTAATGCTGCAAGAATCGGACGCTTTTATCGCTTTACCCGGCGGTTTTGGTACTATGGAAGAGATTGCGCAGACAATTAGCTGGGCAAAAATCGACTTGCATGAAAAACCTTTGGCTCTATTTGATATTGACGGCTTTTACGATACTTTTTGGGATTGGATCGAAGAGTCAGTACAGCGGGGTTTTGTTCCGCCGGTTGATATGAGATATGTTTTTCACGGAGAGTCTCTGACTGATATTTTTGACTACTTCGAAAGGTTTGAATTTCCTTCAGAATTCCAAAATCCCGAAAATTTTGTCTGA